The following coding sequences are from one Arachis hypogaea cultivar Tifrunner chromosome 7, arahy.Tifrunner.gnm2.J5K5, whole genome shotgun sequence window:
- the LOC112701881 gene encoding probable serine/threonine-protein kinase WNK11 isoform X1, with product MMPSVNPDPSDKDAEPFVEVDPTGRYGRYTELLGCGAVKKVYRAFDQEEGIEVAWNQVKLRNFCDDPAMVDRLYSEVRLLRSLAHKNIIALYSVWKDENKNTLNFITEVCTSGNLREYRKKHRHVSLKALKKWSKQILKGLNYLHTHEPCIIHRDLNCSNVFVNGNVGQVKIGDLGLAAIVEKNHSAHSILGTPEFMAPELYDEHYTELVDIYSFGLCVLEMVTLEIPYSECDNVAKIYKKVSSGVRPDALKKVKDPEVKAFIERCIAQPRARPSASELLKDSFFDELEDDDENDESDL from the exons ATG ATGCCAAGTGTTAATCCTGATCCAAGTGACAAAGATGCTGAGCCTTTTGTTGAAGTTGACCCTACTGGACGCTATGGTAGATACACAGAGCTATTAGGATGTGGTGCTGTGAAGAAAGTGTACCGTGCATTTGATCAAGAAGAAGGTATAGAAGTTGCATGGAACCAAGTGAAGCTGAGAAATTTCTGTGATGACCCTGCCATGGTGGATAGGCTTTACTCTGAGGTGAGGCTTCTGAGAAGCTTAGCACACAAGAACATCATTGCACTCTACAGTGTTTGGAAGGATGAGAACAAGAACACACTGAATTTCATCACTGAGGTTTGCACAAGTGGGAATCTGAGGGAGTATAGGAAGAAGCATAGACATGTTTCATTGAAGGCACTTAAGAAGTGGTCAAAGCAGATTCTTAAAGGGTTGAATTATTTGCACACTCATGAACCCTGCATCATCCATAGGGACTTGAATTGCAGCAATGTTTTTGTCAATGGGAATGTTGGCCAG GTTAAGATTGGTGACTTGGGTTTGGCTGCAATTGTGGAGAAGAACCATTCAGCACACTCGATCCTCGGCACGCCAGAATTCATGGCACCGGAGCTATACGACGAGCACTACACGGAACTGGTGGACATATACTCATTTGGGTTGTGTGTATTGGAGATGGTGACACTTGAGATTCCTTATAGTGAGTGTGACAATGTTGCAAAAATCTACAAGAAGGTTTCTTCTGGTGTGAGGCCAGATGCACTGAAAAAGGTTAAGGATCCAGAGGTGAAGGCATTCATTGAGAGGTGCATTGCTCAACCAAGGGCAAGACCTTCTGCTTCTGAGCTTCTTAAGGATTCTTTCTTTGATGAACTTGAAGATGATGACGAAAATGATGAATCTGATTTGTGA
- the LOC112701881 gene encoding probable serine/threonine-protein kinase WNK11 isoform X2, with amino-acid sequence MPSVNPDPSDKDAEPFVEVDPTGRYGRYTELLGCGAVKKVYRAFDQEEGIEVAWNQVKLRNFCDDPAMVDRLYSEVRLLRSLAHKNIIALYSVWKDENKNTLNFITEVCTSGNLREYRKKHRHVSLKALKKWSKQILKGLNYLHTHEPCIIHRDLNCSNVFVNGNVGQVKIGDLGLAAIVEKNHSAHSILGTPEFMAPELYDEHYTELVDIYSFGLCVLEMVTLEIPYSECDNVAKIYKKVSSGVRPDALKKVKDPEVKAFIERCIAQPRARPSASELLKDSFFDELEDDDENDESDL; translated from the exons ATGCCAAGTGTTAATCCTGATCCAAGTGACAAAGATGCTGAGCCTTTTGTTGAAGTTGACCCTACTGGACGCTATGGTAGATACACAGAGCTATTAGGATGTGGTGCTGTGAAGAAAGTGTACCGTGCATTTGATCAAGAAGAAGGTATAGAAGTTGCATGGAACCAAGTGAAGCTGAGAAATTTCTGTGATGACCCTGCCATGGTGGATAGGCTTTACTCTGAGGTGAGGCTTCTGAGAAGCTTAGCACACAAGAACATCATTGCACTCTACAGTGTTTGGAAGGATGAGAACAAGAACACACTGAATTTCATCACTGAGGTTTGCACAAGTGGGAATCTGAGGGAGTATAGGAAGAAGCATAGACATGTTTCATTGAAGGCACTTAAGAAGTGGTCAAAGCAGATTCTTAAAGGGTTGAATTATTTGCACACTCATGAACCCTGCATCATCCATAGGGACTTGAATTGCAGCAATGTTTTTGTCAATGGGAATGTTGGCCAG GTTAAGATTGGTGACTTGGGTTTGGCTGCAATTGTGGAGAAGAACCATTCAGCACACTCGATCCTCGGCACGCCAGAATTCATGGCACCGGAGCTATACGACGAGCACTACACGGAACTGGTGGACATATACTCATTTGGGTTGTGTGTATTGGAGATGGTGACACTTGAGATTCCTTATAGTGAGTGTGACAATGTTGCAAAAATCTACAAGAAGGTTTCTTCTGGTGTGAGGCCAGATGCACTGAAAAAGGTTAAGGATCCAGAGGTGAAGGCATTCATTGAGAGGTGCATTGCTCAACCAAGGGCAAGACCTTCTGCTTCTGAGCTTCTTAAGGATTCTTTCTTTGATGAACTTGAAGATGATGACGAAAATGATGAATCTGATTTGTGA